Proteins from one Telopea speciosissima isolate NSW1024214 ecotype Mountain lineage chromosome 1, Tspe_v1, whole genome shotgun sequence genomic window:
- the LOC122659659 gene encoding inactive TPR repeat-containing thioredoxin TTL3-like, whose amino-acid sequence MGDLSPDKKSGCGAMLLYGFRGRSFWPRRTQSASDLPLATSKTILKLPSSNSKRRRGGFDDSAVIDSYTLTESPPKLPDKPLVKAAPRNPKAYQNHQPRKPSDGGDGGALVVPSNTSTALTAKVVPTTKQIGQGRRVPKEAIGISGELEIMIADHQRSKGSSNLVRASSSNVYLFGHLGNIRQPGGGGANQQQPTSNSTADNVLEYLPKTARENANGRKTNGNNGGVMGNIVRRGSNEESQEQQKSLCRALSRRLDPEELKVIGNEEYKKGNFAEALALYDRAMVLDPDKAAYRSNKSAALTGMGRLLEAVFECREAIRIDPSYQRAHQRLATLYLRLGEPEKALNQYKQSGPEASFDDYAKVQQVQKHVNRCNEARRMKDWQTLLKESRSAISSGADSALQVLAMQAESLLKLQKHEDADNTLTHGPVFDMDDCNKFFGTTTYSYILQIRSQVDMAAGRFDDAVAAAQRATRLDSSNREVNAVVRRARAVSAARNGGNELFKASKFLEACAAYGEGLENDPLNSVLLCNRAACRSKLGQFEKAIEDCTTALNLRPSYSKARLRRADCYTKLERWEAAVQDYEKLKREMPADEEVGRALLEAQLQLKNRRAVESHVDIIVVTSDERFRHFVMSPGTSVGLFCNNSCDEQILQTMKHLCKRYPSVNFLKVDVEEQRSLAKSEGVVGSSAEPTIKIYRNGSRVKDIPCNDLELLESSVKYFIS is encoded by the exons atgggggaTCTTTCGCCGGACAAGAAATCGGGTTGTGGTGCCATGCTTCTATACGGTTTCCGAGGCCGAAGCTTCTGGCCCAGAAGAACACAATCTGCGAGCGATTTACCCTTAGCAACTAGCAAGACCATTCTGAAGCTCCCCAGCTCTAATTCGAAGCGGAGGCGTGGCGGATTCGATGATTCTGCCGTCATCGACTCCTACACCTTGACTGAATCTCCGCCAAAGCTACCTGATAAGCCCCTTGTCAAAGCTGCCCCTCGTAACCCCAAGGCTTATCAGAATCATCAACCCAGAAAACCCTCCGATGGCGGCGATGGAGGGGCATTGGTGGTTCCTTCAAACACATCCACGGCATTAACAGCAAAGGTAGTGCCAACGACAAAACAAATTGGGCAAGGAAGAAGAGTGCCAAAGGAGGCGATAGGCATTTCAGGGGAGCTTGAAATCATGATCGCTGATCATCAGAGATCCAAGGGAAGCAGCAATCTGGTTCGAGCTTCGTCAAGCAATGTGTACCTCTTTGGTCATTTGGGTAACATTAGGCaaccaggaggaggaggagcaaaCCAACAACAACCCACTTCCAATTCCACCGCCGACAATGTTCTGGAATACCTCCCCAAGACTGCTCGAGAGAATGCCAATGGAAGAAAGACAAACGGTAACAATGGTGGTGTAATGGGAAATATAGTGAGGAGAGGTAGTAATGAAGAGAGCCAAGAACAGCAGAAATCCCTTTGTCGAGCTCTGTCGAGGAGATTAGATCCagaggaattgaaggtgatTGGTAACGAGGAGTACAAGAAGGGTAATTTTGCAGAGGCATTGGCATTGTACGATCGAGCAATGGTGTTGGATCCAGATAAAGCTGCGTATCGGAGCAACAAGAGCGCGGCCTTGACGGGTATGGGTAGGCTTCTTGAAGCTGTTTTCGAATGCAGGGAAGCAATCAGAATCGATCCTTCTTACCAAAGAGCTCATCAACGTTTGGCCACATTGTATCTGAG ATTGGGAGAGCCAGAGAAAGCTTTGAATCAGTATAAGCAGTCGGGACCCGAGGCCAGCTTTGACGATTATGCGAAAGTTCAACAAGTGCAGAAACATGTGAACAGATGCAACGAAGCTCGGAGAATGAAGGACTGGCAGACATTGCTGAAAGAGAGCAGAAGTGCGATATCCTCCGGCGCCGATTCAGCTCTTCAG GTCTTGGCAATGCAAGCTGAGTCATTACTGAAGCTTCAGAAACATGAAGATGCGGATAACACGTTAACGCACGGGCCGGTCTTCGACATGGACGACTGCAATAAGTTCTTCGGCACCACTACCTACTCTTATATATTGCAAATACGATCCCAAGTTGACATGGCCGCCGGCAG GTTTGACGACGCGGTAGCGGCAGCTCAGCGAGCGACTCGATTGGATTCGAGTAACAGAGAGGTGAATGCAGTGGTGAGGAGGGCAAGAGCGGTGTCGGCGGCAAGGAACGGTGGGAACGAGTTGTTCAAAGCTTCTAAGTTCTTGGAGGCGTGTGCGGCGTACGGTGAAGGGTTAGAGAACGACCCGCTCAACTCGGTCTTGTTATGCAACCGAGCCGCGTGCCGATCCAAACTAGGTCAGTTTGAGAAGGCGATCGAGGACTGCACCACTGCTCTCAACTTGCGCCCTTCTTACAGCAAAGCCAGACTACGCCGAGCCGACTGTTACACCAAG TTGGAGCGGTGGGAGGCAGCCGTACAAGACTACGAgaagttgaaaagagaaatgcCAGCGGACGAGGAAGTCGGCCGGGCCTTGTTGGAGGCCCAATTGCAGCTCAAGAATCGGCGGGCCGTCGAATCCCATGTTGACATCATCGTCGTTACCAGTGACGAGCGTTTCAGACACTTCGTAATGTCGCCTG GAACGTCTGTGGGGCTCTTCTGCAACAACTCCTGCGACGAGCAAATCTTACAAACCATGAAGCATCTCTGCAAAAGATACCCGTCGGTCAACTTCCTCAAG gTGGATGTTGAGGAGCAACGAAGCCTAGCCAAATCAGAAGGAGTTGTTGGGAGTTCGGCGGAACCAACTATTAAGATATACAGGAATGGATCAAGGGTCAAAGACATTCCCTGCAACGATCTCGAGCTGTTAGAGAGCTCTGTTAAATATTTTATCAGTTGA
- the LOC122644171 gene encoding uncharacterized protein LOC122644171 has protein sequence MKGKGGKGAPHTDLLVCFPSRAHLALMPKPICSPARSSESTKRRHQHHLYSHHTPVSRSNNRGGQASPLIWAKTKPMASEISEPTSPKVTCAGQIKVKQKHSSGKNWQSVMEEIERLHNHRKHKKRPSWVESTLGFKKDIMQFLTCLRSIRFDLRCFGSFRGSDIISDEEVDEEEFEEENQVGVEESDNCTSRTVFSKWFMVLQENQSNGLSKEEKFGERRDDKDGSCHGGSVVVDPSVPPKNALLLMRCRSAPAKGWIEKKEREEEEEEEEEEAEKKTKPASEEEKKKESLVLMSYAPDFFKVSTDIAKETWVVGGSRDPLSRSRSWKR, from the coding sequence ATGAAAGGAAAAGGAGGTAAAGGGGCTCCTCACACAGACCTCTTGGTATGTTTTCCTTCCCGAGCCCATCTAGCCCTTATGCCCAAGCCCATCTGCAGCCCAGCTCGTTCCTCTGAGTCTACCAAGCGCCGCCACCAGCACCACCTCTACAGCCACCATACCCCCGTCTCAAGATCGAACAACAGAGGAGGCCAAGCAAGCCCTCTTATATGGGCCAAAACCAAGCCTATGGCCTCGGAGATCTCCGAACCAACCTCCCCCAAGGTCACTTGCGCCGGCCAGATCAAAGTCAAGCAGAAGCACAGTTCCGGCAAGAATTGGCAATCAGTCATGGAAGAGATCGAAAGACTCCACAACCATAGAAAGCACAAGAAGAGACCCTCTTGGGTTGAAAGTACTCTTGGATTCAAGAAAGATATAATGCAGTTCTTGACTTGTTTAAGAAGCATTCGATTCGATTTACGGTGTTTCGGCTCTTTCCGTGGATCCGATATCATTTCCGATGAAGAGGTGGATGAAGAAGAATTCGAAGAAGAAAACCAGGTGGGCGTTGAGGAAAGTGATAATTGTACCTCAAGAACCGTCTTTTCTAAGTGGTTTATGGTACTACAGGAAAATCAGAGTAATGGGTTaagtaaagaagagaaatttggggaaagaagagatgataaagatGGGTCTTGTCATGGAGGTTCGGTGGTGGTCGATCCTTCTGTTCCTCCTAAGAATGCTCTGTTGCTGATGCGTTGCAGGTCTGCCCCAGCAAAAGGgtggatagaaaagaaagaaagagaagaagaagaagaagaagaagaagaagaagcagagaagaagacAAAGCCAGCTtcggaagaagagaaaaagaaagagagcttGGTGTTGATGAGCTATGCCCCTGATTTCTTCAAAGTCTCTACTGATATTGCTAAGGAGACTTGGGTTGTTGGTGGAAGTAGAGATCCACTATCGAGAAGTCGAAGCTGGAAGAGATGA
- the LOC122648493 gene encoding PLAT domain-containing protein 3-like, with the protein MTGSRVKPKDHHLFFFVFTLVLSSAIVAQSDDCVYTAYVRTGSIFKGGTDSIISLTLYDTDGNFVEIPNMETWGGLMGDDHDYFERGNLDIFSGRAKCLETPVCAMNLTSDGSGPHHGWYCNYVEVTSTGAHVSCAQKLFTVEQWIARDAPPYELTAIRNYCPYDLKNHRKRHQHQIPSVEDLMTVV; encoded by the exons ATGACAGGATCAAGGGTCAAACCCAAAGatcatcatctcttcttcttcgtcttcacTCTTGTTCTCTCCTCTGCCATTGTTGCTCAATCT GATGATTGCGTCTACACGGCTTACGTGAGGACTGGATCGATTTTCAAGGGAGGAACGGACTCGATCATTAGCCTAACCCTGTACGATACGGATGGGAATTTTGTGGAGATCCCTAATATGGAAACTTGGGGAGGTTTAATGGGGGATGACCACGATTACTTCGAGAGGGGAAACCTTGACATCTTCAGCGGCAGAGCAAAGTGCTTGGAGACACCTGTGTGCGCAATGAATCTCACATCGGATGGATCGGGGCCTCACCATGGCTGGTACTGCAACTATGTTGAGGTTACATCGACGGGAGCTCACGTCTCCTGTGCACAGAAGCTCTTCACGGTAGAGCAGTGGATCGCTCGTGATGCACCTCCTTATGAGCTCACCGCTATCAGGAATTACTGTCCTTACGATCTT AAGAACCACAGGAAGCGGCATCAGCACCAGATCCCGTCGGTGGAGGACTTGATGACTGTTGTGTAA
- the LOC122671067 gene encoding PLAT domain-containing protein 3-like, which produces MGMRVKDHHLSFFFFIFVLSFAIVAQSDDCVYTAYVRTGSIFKGGTDSIIGLKLYDAEGDYVEIPNLEAWGGLMEDGYNYFERGNLDIFSGRGKCLATPVCAMNLTSDGSGPHHGWYCNYVEVTSTGAHIDCAQQLFTVEQWISLDAPPYDLTAIRNSCPYNNLGRLRSTT; this is translated from the exons ATGGGAATGAGGGTCAAGGATCAtcatctttccttctttttcttcatttttgtcCTTTCCTTCGCCATTGTCGCTCAATCC GATGATTGTGTATATACGGCGTACGTGAGAACGGGATCGATCTTCAAGGGAGGAACTGACTCGATCATCGGCCTAAAGCTGTACGATGCGGAAGGGGATTATGTGGAGATTCCGAATCTGGAAGCTTGGGGAGGTTTAATGGAAGATGGCTACAACTACTTCGAGAGGGGAAACCTTGACATCTTCAGCGGCAGGGGGAAGTGCTTGGCGACGCCTGTGTGCGCAATGAACCTCACATCCGACGGATCGGGACCTCACCATGGCTGGTACTGCAACTATGTTGAGGTTACATCGACGGGGGCTCATATCGACTGCGCACAGCAGCTCTTCACGGTGGAGCAGTGGATCTCTCTTGACGCACCTCCTTATGATCTCACCGCTATCAGAAATTCCTGCCCTTACAATAATCTTGGCCGCCTCCGCAGCACCACC